The Methanoregula boonei 6A8 genome has a window encoding:
- a CDS encoding chemotaxis protein CheW has protein sequence MTVKSGEPLAAEKSPSASQGGMSSIQVVEFVLGNEHFAIDLFDVKEVVEYTTITKLPNVAPYVRGIIDLRGEITMIIDLKHRLNITDASTTALETSRIIVLDDKITSSKVGILVDDVTSVSTFEGNQVDHTSASISHEDTAIIGIIKRKVKVKDKEINELIIWIDIKKLLGDLDSAA, from the coding sequence ATGACGGTAAAGTCAGGTGAACCATTGGCAGCGGAAAAATCCCCGTCTGCATCCCAGGGCGGCATGAGCTCCATCCAGGTCGTGGAGTTTGTGCTCGGAAACGAGCATTTCGCCATCGATCTGTTCGATGTGAAAGAAGTTGTGGAGTACACCACGATCACCAAGCTCCCCAATGTCGCTCCCTATGTCCGCGGGATCATTGATCTCCGGGGCGAGATCACGATGATCATTGACCTCAAGCACCGCCTGAACATCACCGATGCGAGCACAACCGCACTCGAAACCTCGCGGATCATTGTCCTTGATGACAAGATCACCTCATCCAAGGTTGGGATCCTGGTCGACGATGTGACCTCGGTCTCCACCTTCGAAGGCAACCAGGTCGACCATACATCCGCATCGATCAGTCACGAGGATACGGCAATCATCGGGATCATCAAGCGCAAGGTCAAGGTAAAAGACAAGGAGATAAACGAGCTTATCATCTGGATCGACATAAAAAAACTGCTCGGCGATCTCGATTCAGCGGCCTGA
- a CDS encoding methyl-accepting chemotaxis protein has translation MVEVQDLTEMFEKNPLAQAVVDANQKFQLVNDGFCRMVGFSKDRLMAIRFSDFRDQNMIRYLENSGESVAESISTRRTTHGSSTLESSSGIHVVVRTNMPILNEHGEVKYVYITYNEITSHVKVQKYMEKEVADLSVVYAKMAAGDLTVRHEITKPDEDTKATYEQIVKLRDAVRGIVVSLEKNIGDVNKQMQNLTTTADNANRSIEDASKGVNQIAKNAGVVSENAQHAAEGVDQISKAMQDMSAAVEEITSSMESVTNQAKSANDAAKDGAILAETVNKDMDEITVSTTNVHGIVKEIEKQMADISKIIVLIRDLANQTNLLALNAAIEAARAGEHGRGFAVVASEVKSLAQESRSSAERIEDMITQLNAATKKATDAMEASKELVDKGVAASADALAAFRKIQTAAETVVNSASEVAAATEEQAATTEEITASVHEVGGIIERTAKEAGDAAAATEESAAALDEITRMIQTVNNVAVEAMEANRKFKVD, from the coding sequence ATGGTTGAAGTACAGGATTTAACAGAGATGTTCGAGAAAAATCCGCTCGCACAGGCAGTCGTAGATGCAAACCAGAAGTTCCAGCTTGTAAACGATGGCTTCTGCAGAATGGTAGGGTTTTCCAAGGATCGCCTCATGGCAATCCGGTTCTCGGATTTCCGTGACCAGAATATGATCAGATATCTTGAGAACAGCGGGGAGTCGGTGGCAGAGTCTATCAGTACCCGGCGGACTACCCATGGAAGCAGCACGCTTGAATCCTCCTCCGGGATCCACGTTGTTGTCAGGACAAATATGCCAATCCTGAACGAACATGGGGAAGTAAAGTACGTTTATATCACGTACAATGAGATCACGTCCCATGTGAAGGTCCAGAAATATATGGAAAAAGAGGTTGCCGACCTGAGCGTGGTCTATGCGAAGATGGCAGCCGGGGACCTGACCGTGCGCCACGAGATTACCAAGCCGGATGAGGACACGAAGGCAACGTACGAACAGATTGTCAAACTCCGCGATGCCGTTCGCGGGATTGTAGTCAGTCTCGAAAAGAACATCGGGGATGTCAACAAGCAGATGCAGAACCTCACGACAACGGCTGACAATGCGAACCGGAGCATCGAGGATGCCTCAAAAGGCGTAAACCAGATCGCAAAGAATGCCGGGGTAGTCAGCGAAAATGCCCAGCATGCAGCCGAGGGCGTCGACCAGATCTCCAAGGCCATGCAGGACATGAGCGCGGCAGTTGAGGAAATCACCTCAAGTATGGAGAGTGTCACCAACCAGGCAAAGAGCGCAAACGATGCAGCAAAAGACGGTGCGATCCTTGCGGAGACAGTCAACAAGGATATGGATGAGATCACCGTGTCTACCACGAACGTACACGGGATCGTCAAAGAGATCGAGAAGCAGATGGCAGACATCAGCAAGATCATCGTGCTCATCCGCGACCTTGCCAACCAGACAAACCTGCTTGCACTGAATGCCGCAATTGAGGCAGCCCGGGCCGGAGAGCACGGCAGAGGCTTTGCCGTTGTCGCATCCGAGGTCAAATCCCTTGCCCAGGAATCCCGGTCCAGCGCGGAAAGGATCGAGGACATGATCACCCAGCTCAATGCGGCCACAAAGAAGGCAACCGACGCAATGGAGGCCTCAAAAGAGCTCGTAGACAAGGGAGTTGCCGCGTCCGCCGATGCCCTTGCCGCATTCAGGAAGATCCAGACCGCGGCAGAGACGGTAGTGAACAGTGCATCCGAGGTAGCGGCCGCAACCGAAGAACAGGCCGCAACCACCGAGGAAATTACCGCAAGCGTCCACGAAGTCGGCGGGATTATCGAGCGGACCGCAAAAGAGGCCGGGGACGCCGCAGCGGCAACCGAGGAATCTGCAGCTGCCCTTGATGAGATCACGCGGATGATCCAGACCGTCAATAATGTGGCCGTCGAGGCAATGGAAGCCAACCGGAAATTCAAGGTGGACTAA